DNA from Rosa rugosa chromosome 6, drRosRugo1.1, whole genome shotgun sequence:
GTCCAGAACTTAaacatttataaattatacCCTAGTCTAGATGATTGAGTAGAGTAAAAATGAGaatacctagcgctctgctagggttgggagagagCCGCTCGTGGCCTCTCTGTACTTTCCTCCATCGTCGATGGAGCAAATTTCCGGCACTGTTCTCGGCGCCGTTACCTTGGCCCACGACTTCCATCGTGCGTGCTTACCAGTTGCGGCAAGGATGCTTCCCGGCGGCGTCTTTCTGGTCCCAGCCTTTATCTGATCGTGGTTGGTGGGGAAAAGAAGGGGTCGTGCCACCTTGCTGGGGTGGAAAGGCACCGGCGGTGAATCGTCTCCGACCGAGTCGGGCAAGGCTGAAAGTGGGTCTCTTGGATAGATCTGGTCCTGCGGTGGTGCGGTGTATGGCGTACGGTTGCTTGACCAAGAGTATTGATGCTGGGACGATGACGTATCGGCGGCCGGAGTGGGTTTTTGGCTTCGGTGATGGCTTTTCTCCAGATCTGACCAGCGGGGCTTGGGTCTGGTGCAGAAGCTTTCCGGTCATCAATGGGCATCGCCACAAGGGTGGTGAGGCAGGCGGCAATGCCTTGCTTAGTGCGAACAGGTCCGGGACGAGGTACCTCCGGCGAGGTTCGGCGGCTCGGTGGCTGGGGTCGCGGACAAGGCaggtctgggtgcccagagagattTTGGGTGCCCACCTATGGATCTGGACCTGGGCTCCTATTGGTTTGGGCTTTTCAAGATGGGCCTTTGATTGGAATCTGTCTTCTCTTTGgattcgtatttgggatccaggcGACTTCTTACGGATTCCTCTTTCTGCTATACTCTGGATTTGGAATTTTGGCTAcctaggtagaagattgctctctactcGACGTATTAATTTGTGTGGAGTGGgtaaggtcggtcacactaccggcggttaccttgatagaaggttaccctctattcgacgtatttatatgcgtggaagtatggtcggcCATACTATTGGAACCGTTTTACATCGCTCGGACTCTGTCCTGGGcgtcatcaaatgcttaattgcatcccttcgtaCCTTTGATCGGTTTTATTTCCGTTGCTTTATGGTATCTAGTATTTCCCTTATTagtttatattttgatgtagtttctacatctttaggttgtaatttttcttatgtttattattaataaaatggttgactattattctcaaaaaaaaaaaaaaacttaaacatTTATGATGGTGACAAACAATACTTTACTACCTCttgaaaagcaaaagaagaaataCTTTACTACCTCTTGAAAATCCAAGACCCGCAACACAAATTTAAAAGTAGAACTACTTTCTGAGGATCCAAAAGATAGCTAGTGATATGTCCCCACAAAATAGCTCTGAATAGCCTAAAGAACCATACAAACTTCAGGAAAATGCTGCTTTTATAAATGCGTGTCAATATATACAGGGTAATTTCTAGGGACACCTAGCACCTTTTCTTGGACAAACATTAGTTCATCAAAAATTTGATAACTGATTTAGGAACATGAATTTACAGGAAAACCCTACAATATCTAAGATCAAACACTAACTATTGAGTCAATAACATGTCAAACATTGAACAGAAAAATCTATAGCAGTTGTTAGCTGACAGAAAGGTTAAAGAAGGAGGTGGTCAATCTCAAGTAGCATCAACCAATCAAGGTAATGGTAAAACTTCCAACAGGCAACAGCTAATCCACATTTAAGGGTGACATGAATGAAAATTTGCCATATATAAGGAATAAACATACGAGGAAAGTGAGAGATAGTTTTAAAGTTGAGTACAAATCTTGATCCAATGACCTTAAAGATCTAATCAAACACTAGAACTGGGAGAATCAAGGAGTTCACAccactcaaaacaaaaattccaAATGGCTATGGCATATAAAAGTGATCACTCATCATGAAGGTGAATTGTATCTTTTGCTACCAACAACTGCATATCATAGATTGAACTAGAGAACTCAAAGCCTGAAAAGGAGTCATATGTCCCCGTTTCATTTAACTATTTCTCTCTAATCTCTATATTGAATACTTGCCTCAGCAAAAATTTCAACCCACCCACCAATCAAAAAGTGTAAACACTAGCTAAGTTTACCAACACCATTAGAAATCTCTTCAGACCCAATGAAACACGACTACACAAACCCTGACTTGTTGTATAAATTATCAATGACTAATACATTTACAGAAAGCATTCAAGTTCTTTTCTATTTGTGTAAACTAAAGCTTTAATTTGCAACAAACATCACCACAATCACAAACCCTGACTACACAATGAAACACGACTACACAAACCCTGACTTGTTGTATAAATTATCAATGACTAATACATTTACAGAAAGCATTCAAGTTCTTTTCTATTTGTGTAAACTAAAGCTTTAATTTGCAACAAACATCACCACAATCACAATCATAAAATCTCGAAACATAGTCAGTTCAAAAATTCTATTTATTATGACCAAAAGCAAAAGTAAATGGTACATTCTATGAATTACTGCACAGAATCTCACAGTCTGAAAACTCTGCTACTACAACTACAAAATAAGATTGTTATATAAGTAAGACTACTGCATTACATTTCGAATAGGCTCATGGTTTATCGAATCAAGACTAACCCATTTCCAGAAATGCTTCTTGACAGACACAGCCTCATGAGCAACACTTGTCTCGCCGGAATCGGCATACTCATGCTCCTCCTCCGTCACGAAATCCTCCTCCGGCAAGCCCTCCACCGTAGCATCCACCGAATGCAGCTCGTAACACGCCGGCAACCCCGGATACGACGCCGAGCTCCGCTCCTCCACCTTCTTGCCATACGAACCGGGTACAATCTTCACAATGCCGTCTTGACCCGACCCGTTTAGTATCGACCCGAGCTCTTCCAACACGGCCCGGTTCGCCGCCGACATGGGGTCCTCGCCGGGCTTCATCTTCTCCGACAGGGGCCTCCCCCGGCTCCTGACGCTGCCGTCCGATAACTGTTGCTCGGCTTCGACCAAGACCCGGTTTTGAGCGCCGATGACCCGAACCGTGACGACGTGGACGGTCCGAACCGGCGGGGTCGAGTCGGCTAGGGAGCTTTCGCCTTCGGAGAGCTCGAGCCAGAGGTTGTGGACGTTCTTGGTCCCCGGCTTCACGCCCCACGAGGCGAGCGAGTCGGAGCGGAGGCGCGGCTTGAGCCAATCGGAGAGCGATTGCGGCGTGGCGAAGTTCCGGTGGTGGTGGAGCGACATTGTGGGGATTTTGACGAATCGGCGAGGGTAGGATGGGAAATTGAAGAGTGGGGTTTTGGGGAGGAGGGTGattttggaggaggaggaggaggagaagaggaaAAAGACGGAGAGGGCGGAGAGGAGGAGATCGGGTACGATCGGGAGCTTGTTGTTGGGGGTTTCGGGGAGGTTGACGTGGCTGTTACTGATTGGTGGTTGTTGCGGCGATGGCATGTCAACGATTGGGGATGGCTGGTGGTCTGGTGGTGGTGGCCGCCATAGTAATCTGATTTAAGAAGAGAGAGGGGTTGGAGAAATCATATTGTTGGGATTGTTGGGTCGTTCTTTCTTAGGACCCAAGTTTCTATTGGGTTTTGGAGATGGAGTTAAATTTGAATTGTGGCTTCAAAGTCCAAACTATAACTTGGTCCACGTATTCCATGAGTAATTTCTTCTctagaaaattagaaaagaaaataccCACCAAGCTAGCAAACAAGGTCCGGCATTTCACCACCGCGAGTTGCTTCTCAACCAATTCAGCGTAGATCAAggtgttgagaatgtgtataaatataactctcacattggaaaaatataattttgtttatgggtttataagggtttgggtcactccatccattgccaattggttttggatgtgaaccccagattactttatcacaaGAAATGCACCGCGCGCCGGTACCTGCAACTGCAACCAGTAATTTAATATTCTGGAGGTGCTAACTCTTCTGCAAAATTCATCTCGACCTGATGTTGACGATGATGCATGCTCTCATTAGTATCGTCATCGCCAACTTCACGTTTTGAATATCGAGTATATGATCATCTTCTTCATGAAGAGAATGAGACTGACAAATTAGTAGAGCTAGATAATTGGATACAGAAGTTTCCCCATCAGGGTGCACTATACAACCGTGTACGCAAGTCCGTAGGactcactactagcaaaataacaACACACACGGATTTACTGTAGTTAAAagccacagatatccgtgtgaaatagaaatagtaacagaaatccgtgtgaaatgagcataatcgggcccacaataatttatacaataacaatatcaaCGCAAATCCGTGTGCATAAACAATagtcacagatatctgtgtaaaaactaaaacattttcacacggatatctgtgtgaaaatcaattcacactgatttctgtacgtattataaattagtttatttcgaaattattaatttttttatgttatgtgaattatggagggacagatttccgttacaataagtatttgatacagatttctgtgtgaaatgagtaacacacaaatatctgtgtgaaatgttgacacagatatccgtgtgaaaagaggATAATTAGGCTCACAgtaatttatacaataacaatatcgacggaaatccgtgtgaataaacAGCAGTAACAGATGTCTGTGTAAACGGTAAAATATTTTTACACGGATATTTGTGTGAAgatcaattcacactgatttctgtatGTATTAGaaattagtttatttcgaaataattaatttttttttgttatgtgaattacggaGGGACAGATTTCCGTTACAGTAAGGATTTgatacagatttctgtgtgaaatgagtaataCACACAGATTTCCGTGTGAAAATATTGACACAgttatccgtgtgaaaagaacaaTTGGCTACAGAATTCCGTTTGAAAAGGAGACTACAcacagaattccgtgtgaatAATGAGACTACACACAGAATTCCGTGTAAATAATCGACTGACAATTAACATGATAGTTAGTGGTTACCGAGGTTGCAAATGTGtaagtatttcacacggatttccgtggtTATTCTGCTTATAATTAGCAGATTGATCAAATTTGGCCATTGTTCTTATAtaagtatttcacacggatttctgtggcaaaataacttgaaagaaaattattatcaataaaaaaaaaaactaatgactaattatttattttcaaaaaataagGCCGGGCTAATCAATTTATTCCCGCTCAATATTTGAATATTCCCACAGATTACTGTGGATACTGttgtaaaaaaacaaaaaaagttaaCACACGGACATCTTATATTTGCTAAAAATGTATTTCAGACAGATTTCTGTACGtattataaattagtttatttagaaatcgttaattttttatgttatgtgatttatggagggacggatttccgttacaataagtttttggtacagatttctgtgtgaaatgaatATCAGTAACGgatgtctgtgtaaaaactaaaaccttTTCACACGGATAGGTGTGAAAAGAACAATTAACTACAAAAATCCGTGTGAAAAAGTATAGGTGTATATAAGGTTGATCACTTATTTGATATCGAAATAACGgcggattgagttaatttttttacacaatacctaatAATACACtctaaatagatgggtaatgtcaaatttattaattttcaattttgatttttttgttcgcacaaaattcttatatgtctactactgtggtataactagtttattagttgtaaagaaaagtataccttccatgagcaacaatgtggaggaaatagactttatcaaaatcgaccgttagaTGTTGTCATGATTAGAATAAATAGTtatgttcaaaatttcagatatttttgttatcgtttaggtctcgatctactagatcAACCCtgaaccctaaataccacataaaactaatatgctcataaccgctcattcgcaacttattttttcgatctgtcagctctcatacTCTCATGAATATGAGGTATACCAAATAATGTAAAAATGTTGCaaagtttatctcctcgtggtttaactccccttagggaagtataggTGTATATAAGGTTGATCACTTATTTGATATCGAAATAACGGCGGATTGAGTTAATtcttttacacaatacctattaatacactatatatagatgggtaatgtcaaatttatcaattttcaatttttattttttagattgcacaaaattcttatatgtctactaatgtggtataaatagtttattagttataatgaaaagtatacattccataagcaacaatgcgtaagaaatagactttatcaaaatcgaccgtaggatgttatcatgataagaataaatggttgtgttcaaaatttcagctattttcgtcgtcgtttgggtttcgatctagtaggtcaaccctaaaccttaaatactacataaaactaatatgctcataaccgctcactcgtaacttatttttttgatctgtaaactctcatgctctcatgggtagaagctatatcaactaatgtaaaaatttctgaaattttatctcctcaagggtcggctccccttagggaagtagaagcgtttaaagggttgaccggtttttagtacagacatctgtgtgaaatgagtaacgcacacggatatctgtgtgaaatgttaaCACGGAAATTCGTGTGAAAAGAACCATTAGCTACAAAATTCTCCCTACAAAATCCGTgtgtaaatatatatgtatctcacacggatttttGTGGTAAATTTTCTCCCGCTCACTTTTTTGGAACAAATTCAATTTCCCTCCCCTAGTAGTActacacacggatttccgtggaTTACTGAGGTACATACACACGGATATCAGTAGCAAAGGTAAAtgcatttcacacggatttctgtggaAATTCCGCTTACAACCAGCAAATTGATCCAAATCTGAAGCATATCGATCCATGTCCTTCTCCCCCACCCCTAAAGCGTATCGATGTCCTTCTCCCCCAAATCGATTCAGCCTTATCAGAGGTCTGGAAGCGGTCGTAGGCAACAACAATTTGATATCTCCCCCAATTTCGATCCGGTGTCTCCGCCCATTACTCCCTATCTCTATCATTCAATTCTGGGTAAGTGAGCAAACCAAGTGGGGTTTGCGCCATTTCGATTGTGAATTAAGAGCTCATATATCGTTTTGGCTTTCAGAGTGAGTTCATTGCTGAATGTTATATGAGGAGGTCCTATATGTCGGGTTTCACTCTTGATCATAGGTACGTCCTATGACTGAATGTTACTATAACTTGCATGCCTAAATTTGTTGGATAATTACTGTTAGACATATAGGACAAGGGAATTTTGTCATAATCTAATAGCTAAACTTTTATTTGAATTATCATTTGGCTTAAATGTTCAATACATTTTTTGGTGTCTATTTGCAGTTCCACACTAATTGTTACAGGGGTTTGAATCTCTAAGCAGATCTATCTCTCCAACTCTCAATTCCTCTCTAGGTATATTCAATTCTCAAAACCCTCATCTTCCATATATACGTTCAATTCACTTCATGCCACTCTCTATTTCCCTAAGCGTATGAAATGCATCTCAGTTTTGTTTTCTGAACCTACAAAAATCACAAGCTTCACTTAAAAATCCATGATTGTAGTATGTGCTGGGTTGGTTTTGTCTTAGGTTCGTCTAGGAAGAAGCATTAGATTGGTGATAAAGTTATTTGAGTTTATATTTGCATCTTAGATTTCATTTGCTGTTTGTGATTGAGAGTTTCAAGCTCTGCTTTGTGTTTGGGATTAATGGTCTTTATCTCTCTAGAGCCTGGCCTAGAGATAATCAACACCTTGCACAATGTTAACtacatttttgtttgttttctgtaGTCAGGTTTGTCAAGATGTTTACttcaagagaaagagaaagtacAGTGCTTGGATGGAAAGGCCTATGTTGGCGTCACTGAGCACATTCCAGCAATGACCATTCTTTTATATTTGATTTATCATGAACTTTTCtttgatattatttatattaACCATAGAAATTGTTGGTTGATGAATTTGAATTTTCTATAAAAGGATTTAAGAGGATAAACTCCGAAACTAGAAAATGTGTGGATTCCCTCGTATTCTCGAGGAATAAAATAGAGGCTAAGGGTTTACTAAGTTGGTTGTGACTTGTAAAAGATCATATCAGGATCAGGTTGTAAGTTGAACAAATCAGTAGATACGTTGCATATAAAATGACCAGCTCTTCCATTTTCATGAATTCTTGGAGTGTTTTGTTCAGGTGGTATGATTCTAGTATAAATTTGACTGTTGGTTTGCTTAATGTAGATGTGGATATCTAAGCCAGAGTATGTAGACTTTGGTCCATCCATTTGTCCACGGTAACTTACTACACATGTGATTGGATTGTTTTTCCCCCCTCTTGGCTTCTGTGGTTCGTTTGTCATGTGAGATTTGGTGTGCTTCTGGTCTGCTTGTaatcttgttttttctttcttgctaTCACATTTACTTTCATACTGCTCTTGTTTTAATATGTCATCAGTAATTTATTGTTGTTTCTGATATGTGTGCTTTACTGCCTTTCTTGATTGTTGAAAAGATAAAAATGATAGTATCATTAATCAGGTTGTTTGTTTCCGATGCTATTAGGGAGTTTGATATGGCTGGAAAATTGAGACAGACGTTACCAATCAAACCTATAAAGTATAAACATAGACGTAGCCACATACTTGACTTCAGTTATGTTTTTCCACTCAGTGATAAAGGCCAAAGTCATTTGTCATAAGCCGAATTGAATCTAGTTATAGAAAAGTAgttatcaaaactcaaaatgcTTCATGCGATATATATCATGACTGCGTGAATGGTTACCTTTTGACAAGTTCTTGCATACCAGTTTTTGGCACATGGAGAGATCAAGAACCTGTAGCTGTTCCCAAATCACTATTGCTGTATGATCAAAGTTTGGTTTCTAAATAATATCTGTAACTTTATCACAGGTGGAAACTTGTATGGACCCTAATGGATCAGCACTGGAAACGCTTGGACCAACAACTTTATTCATGGGAGAGGATAACAGCAACAGGCAAACCTTGGAGCTGAAATTCTGAGTACAGAAGCACATTTGCATTAGGTATGTGGTGAATCTCACATCTCATAAAACTGTATATTTTGCATCTCAGTGCTCTGTTGTCATCTATCATTCAACTATTGTTCTTTTCATCATATGATTTATAAAGAATGATAAGGTTTTTGTCTCCTTTAAATGTAACTGCAGGTAGAGTCTTTGCCTTCTTGTCTGTTTATTATGGAGCTGGGCAACTAGATACAAGATGGTATGGTGAACACTATGCTAGTAGAGGTGAGGATGCAGACTGCGCATTGCTTCCTGAGCCATCAATGATGGGTATCGACCCGAAATGCCTCAAACTGTTCCAAATTCGCTGCTGAACTGAAAGGGTTGGTTTCACTTACCATTAGCTGGTTTGATGGTTATGTTTGTCTACTTTGAGTTGGTCCTCAAAGCATTTTGATGGAAATTATTCTTGGACAAGGATTATATTGTTAAAAGGGGGAAATCTTAGTGATATTCCACCTTCAATAACAATGTATGCTAGAAAgcagccttttttttttgtaatccaAGAATTTACTTTGGTATGAAATGTATTTTGCTAGGAATGTAAATAACATCTTGCTATGAATGCAAAGTTTAATATTTTCGATTGAGTTGTGGATTTGTTCACTTTATTGTAAATATTTGAAGTATATTTATTGTAGATAAATAAAAGTATTATTATGTTCAGGTTGCAAATTAATTAgcagaaatattttttttttaaatgctgTCAATCTTACACACTGAAATCAGTGCGAGTTAGAGTATAGGGATTACCTACTGAAATCCGTGTCAATAGGTTATAGGTtttcacacagaaatccgtgtgaaatataTTCTCatacagatatccgtgtgaaatacaaTTTATACATTtgccacagaaatccgtgtgaaatagagttGTTCACACGGATTACGTTCCATTCCGGTAATTTAGATTTATGGAATTATAGTGGGGCCCACGTTACTATTTCACACAGACAAcataatccgtgtgagatgagtacatatttgacacagaaatccgtgtgagataggtAAACATTTGctacagatatccgtgtgaaatagagttGTTCACACGGATTTTGTTCAATTCTGGTAATTTATATTTATGGAATTATAGTGGGGCCCACGTTAGTATTTCGCACGGACAAcataatccgtgtgagatgagCATTACCCCCCCCTCCAAACCGCACGGTAACACCAATCTGTGCGTGTACTGTGTGTAAAAGCTATCACACACTTAAATCAGTGTGAGATAGTCTTATTACCCACAGATTAAAATCCGTGGGTAAttgttgttttgctagtagtgaaaCATGCATTACAATATGTCAGTATGGATATTCTAGAATTATAAATTGTAAACCTCAAGATATTTGATCAAGATCGTTGTATATATATGATCACAGTTGCCACTAACTTGCTACTGATCGATATATGTTGACGATGATGCTCGATCTCATCGTTGTCGCCAACTTTACGTTTTGAATATGGTCATCTTCTTCATGAAGAGAATGAGACTATGACAAATTAGTAAAGCTAATTGGCCGGGATATGCAAGTTTCTCAATCACTTGACACATCAAGCTTCTGACCTCTGATTTCTGAAAAACTACTGAATTAATGCATGAAATGATCGAATATATTTCCAGATTATATTAACTAGTTCTACGTCCCTCAACAGCTATGGATCTTTTTGATTGATCATATATTCATGTCCAGATTCAGTAGCTTCATACcgaatataaaattataaatatacCTCCATAACAGGCATATATTAACTGCTACCTATAACTTGGTAGCAGTCAACTGTATGCCCTGgctaattacaaaaaaaaaaaaaaaaagtcgtcGTCTCTGTTGATTTTAAGGAGCATACTCTCAATTGAAATAGCTAATTTGGAACTGAACTAGATTCGTACGTAAAACTATGTTTCAGAAGAGAACGTACGGATCAGTTTTCCCTCTTTAGAGCCACCCTACAATTTAGTTCCGATCAGTAAGTAATTAAAGCTGCTCCTTCTTTAGATTTCTGTAGCAATGCCGGATAAAATTGAAATAGCAATAATAGCAATAATGTAGTTTATAAAGAATTAGAACAGTTTTTAATTTGGGTTGATCTCGACATACATGCTTCTATATAATGGCGacgaacatctgtgttcttgtgAAGATCACATGAATGGCTACTATATACAGTTGTGGAAATGGGGCAAGCTCTAAGCGTTAGGTTCACAATAAGCTTACAATATGTATTGGACAAAAATATAAGCATCAATAATTAAGATCGTTCACGAGAAATTTAAACTATACTTTGATGGGTGGACAAGTGTCTAGGTTGCCTGCCTTGTAGGGAAATGACTTCTAGACTAGTACGTTATACGTAGTACtagaattttttattattttttaataaatgaCCGGTGTGGCTGTccttaagccttgattaatgaaactgtcggaTACAAAGAggggacattaagcctaaacccctaagtacaataagcatctagagtatgtcctgaaataatatcaggaatctctacataagacatgtattcaaacaagcaccaactagcaaaaagTGTTAtaatggctactccatttgctttgacatagtggtgacataacggaaaaaTAACTtaatatgtaacccgattacaacgtagcataattaccaataGCCCAGCTTTCTTACTATGTTGCTGCCGAAAAATAGAACCGACGACACTcacttagcttcaccctgccactaggcagtagcgaccatttgacaaagtaaAGAACTCACTGCCTACCCAGAGCAGACAAAGCACTttgagtgcatacacaggcacaAAGCCTgactagccctacacaactAATGTAGAGACTTATTGCTCGCATAAAGCGCAGTAAAACTAAATAACATAAATAAACAATaacataaagtaaaataaaccctagggcaGGGCCCAAAAATTGAGCCACAACCCAAACTGTAGCCCATAACGGGCCCACAGACAGTGCCCAAGCCCAAAGGAACAGAATAACAATTGGGCCATCCAGCCCTCCTAGCCCAAGCCAAGACATGCCTCGCCGCGCCTCCACCCCGGTCTATCCACCACTGGCGTCGGACCAAGACTACGACACCGTCGCCGTCAGACCAAAGGCGAGGAACGCTGACCACCGCGGTCCAAATCCCACACCACGCAACCCCTAGAAGCTTTGCCACAAGAACCGAATCAACCATCCGGTCGCTGCCATCAACCAACCAAACAAAATTCGATCTAATCCATCGAACCTGGCCCGCCGACCACTGACTGCCACCAAACACCAATCTGCCCCAGCAAAGTTCCCTGCCCACTCTGATCCCAGCCACAAGTCAGCCGCTCCCTTCAACCAAGAGAAAGGAGGTGGTACACCCTTCAATCTTCTCCTCCAAGCATGAGAGACACACCTTCAAGACAAACTACTCGTCCGACCGCATCCAACGTACGCTGGCTAGGCTAGAGGCCTTCGCCAACGCTGGGACGTAGCC
Protein-coding regions in this window:
- the LOC133715176 gene encoding uncharacterized protein LOC133715176, with the translated sequence MPSPQQPPISNSHVNLPETPNNKLPIVPDLLLSALSVFFLFSSSSSSKITLLPKTPLFNFPSYPRRFVKIPTMSLHHHRNFATPQSLSDWLKPRLRSDSLASWGVKPGTKNVHNLWLELSEGESSLADSTPPVRTVHVVTVRVIGAQNRVLVEAEQQLSDGSVRSRGRPLSEKMKPGEDPMSAANRAVLEELGSILNGSGQDGIVKIVPGSYGKKVEERSSASYPGLPACYELHSVDATVEGLPEEDFVTEEEHEYADSGETSVAHEAVSVKKHFWKWVSLDSINHEPIRNVMQ